The Actinomycetota bacterium genome has a segment encoding these proteins:
- a CDS encoding iron-sulfur cluster assembly accessory protein: MSEVTQAGSVVALSEAAATKVRDLLAREGRDDLALRVAVEPGGCSGLRYALFFDDRSLDGDVRGEVNGVAVVTDKMSAPYLSGASIDYLDTLEKSGFTIDNPNAAGSCACGESFH, translated from the coding sequence ATGTCCGAGGTGACCCAGGCAGGATCGGTTGTCGCGCTCAGCGAGGCTGCCGCGACCAAGGTCCGTGACCTGCTGGCCCGTGAGGGCCGTGACGACCTCGCCCTGCGTGTCGCCGTCGAGCCGGGCGGCTGCTCCGGGCTCCGCTACGCCCTGTTCTTCGACGACCGCTCCCTGGACGGCGACGTCCGCGGCGAGGTCAACGGCGTGGCCGTCGTGACCGACAAGATGAGCGCCCCCTACCTCAGCGGCGCCTCCATCGACTACCTCGACACCCTCGAGAAGTCCGGCTTCACGATCGACAACCCCAACGCCGCCGGCTCCTGCGCCTGCGGCGAGTCGTTCCACTAA